The following are encoded in a window of Limibacter armeniacum genomic DNA:
- a CDS encoding MlaE family ABC transporter permease: MKTLGRYMLFMGKLFVNREPIKVYWQRFVDECIQVGNNSIFIVSIISLFVGAVIVVQMLNALDNPLIPITIVGFAEREMVVLEFAPTVTAIILAGKVGSNIASELGTMRISEQIDALEVMGINSASYLVLPKIIAGIVMFPPLVILSASLSVAGGYILIILTKLMTLEDYINGLRMQFDPFTVPFALIKAFVFGFIVTSVSAFEGYHTKGGALEVGQSSTKAFNNSSILILFADLLLANLLL; this comes from the coding sequence ATGAAAACCTTAGGGAGATATATGCTCTTTATGGGAAAGCTGTTTGTCAACAGGGAACCCATCAAAGTTTATTGGCAAAGATTTGTGGATGAATGTATCCAAGTCGGAAACAACTCTATTTTTATCGTATCTATTATCTCGTTATTCGTAGGTGCGGTGATCGTGGTTCAGATGCTTAACGCACTCGACAACCCACTGATTCCTATCACAATCGTTGGTTTTGCAGAAAGGGAAATGGTCGTACTGGAGTTTGCTCCAACCGTTACTGCCATTATTTTGGCAGGTAAAGTAGGCTCCAACATTGCCAGTGAATTAGGTACCATGCGCATCTCAGAACAGATTGATGCCTTGGAGGTAATGGGTATCAATTCAGCTTCGTACTTGGTGCTACCTAAGATTATTGCAGGTATTGTAATGTTCCCTCCTCTTGTCATTCTTTCAGCATCTTTAAGTGTTGCTGGTGGTTACATTCTGATCATCCTGACCAAGCTGATGACACTGGAAGACTACATTAATGGTCTCAGAATGCAATTTGACCCTTTCACAGTTCCTTTTGCCCTGATTAAGGCATTTGTATTCGGGTTTATTGTTACTTCGGTTTCTGCATTTGAAGGATACCATACCAAAGGCGGTGCATTGGAAGTAGGACAATCTTCAACCAAAGCCTTCAACAATAGCAGCATCCTGATTCTGTTTGCTGACTTGTTGCTTGCCAACCTACTTCTCTAA
- a CDS encoding ABC transporter ATP-binding protein, which yields MIEIKNIKKSFNGKEILKGINATFEQGRTNMIIGASGTGKSVLLKCIVGLIEPDEGAVEFNGRNFYKSDRETKKQIRREIGMLFQGGALFDSKTVAENVRFPLDMLTTMPLDEKLDRVNTCLKRVGLDHAMERMPSEISGGMQKRVGIARAIVMNSQYLFCDEPNSGLDPNTSLMIDNLIHEITHEYNLTTIVVSHDMNSVMEIGEYIMFMHEGHKLWEGNNDNILDADCPELQKFLFSNKLVRKFKEEH from the coding sequence ATGATTGAGATCAAAAACATAAAGAAATCATTCAACGGGAAAGAAATTCTGAAAGGTATCAATGCAACCTTTGAACAAGGTAGAACCAACATGATTATCGGTGCCAGTGGTACAGGTAAAAGTGTGTTGCTAAAATGCATTGTTGGACTAATAGAACCTGATGAAGGAGCCGTTGAATTCAATGGCAGAAATTTCTACAAATCCGATCGGGAAACCAAGAAGCAAATACGCCGTGAGATTGGGATGCTTTTCCAAGGTGGAGCCTTGTTTGACTCCAAAACGGTAGCTGAGAATGTCCGCTTTCCGCTAGACATGCTGACTACAATGCCCTTGGATGAAAAGTTGGACAGAGTAAATACCTGCCTGAAACGTGTTGGCCTTGACCATGCAATGGAAAGAATGCCATCCGAGATCAGTGGTGGTATGCAGAAACGTGTCGGCATTGCCCGTGCTATTGTGATGAACTCACAATACCTTTTCTGTGATGAACCAAACTCAGGACTCGACCCCAACACTTCCCTGATGATTGATAACCTGATCCATGAGATCACGCACGAATATAACCTGACAACCATTGTCGTATCACACGATATGAACTCTGTAATGGAAATTGGTGAATATATCATGTTTATGCATGAAGGGCATAAGCTATGGGAAGGAAACAATGACAATATCCTGGATGCAGATTGTCCAGAACTTCAGAAGTTCCTGTTCTCCAATAAATTGGTTAGAAAATTCAAGGAAGAGCACTAA